Proteins from one Acidobacteriota bacterium genomic window:
- the tatB gene encoding twin-arginine translocase subunit TatB codes for MFGSIGMPELILIFVIALIIFGPRKLPKIGKAMGRSLAEFKRASNDLKRSIEEEIEAEELKERLKKKKDKPEGFPNTDD; via the coding sequence ATGTTTGGCTCCATTGGTATGCCGGAGCTGATTTTAATCTTTGTTATCGCCTTGATCATCTTTGGTCCGCGAAAGCTTCCCAAGATAGGGAAGGCAATGGGGAGGAGTTTGGCGGAGTTCAAGCGTGCTTCCAACGACCTAAAACGAAGCATCGAAGAGGAGATCGAAGCGGAGGAGCTCAAGGAAAGACTTAAGAAAAAGAAGGACAAGCCAGAAGGTTTTCCCAATACGGATGATTGA
- the tatC gene encoding twin-arginine translocase subunit TatC, with protein sequence MRYEKKMSFLEHLDELRRRLVISLIAIAIAFLIAWFFHKEIYKFLARPALQFLPPGEDRLAYTSLAEPFFFYLKISFLAALFLASPVVITELWLFISPALYPKERKYALPFIIFGSLFFIAGGAFGYYIAFPMVCRFFLTQGMEFRQVITAKSYLSLLSTILLGLGLVFETPVLIFFLSRLGLVSPGFLIRNFKYAILIVFIIAAVITPTPDVVTQTTFALPMLGLYALGILIAKLFGKDEEEESGEEEEIYPKKKEEDLENEEGEDDKDDSSPLG encoded by the coding sequence ATGCGATACGAGAAGAAGATGTCCTTCCTGGAGCACTTGGACGAGCTCCGGAGAAGGTTGGTTATTTCCTTAATAGCGATTGCCATCGCTTTTTTGATCGCCTGGTTCTTCCATAAGGAGATATATAAATTTCTCGCCCGCCCGGCTCTCCAGTTCCTCCCCCCAGGAGAGGATAGACTTGCTTATACCTCCCTTGCCGAGCCTTTTTTCTTCTATTTGAAGATATCCTTCCTTGCCGCCCTTTTTCTCGCTTCTCCGGTTGTTATTACTGAATTGTGGTTGTTTATCTCCCCCGCTCTTTACCCCAAGGAGCGGAAATACGCCCTTCCTTTCATCATTTTTGGCTCCCTTTTCTTCATTGCTGGGGGTGCTTTTGGTTATTACATCGCCTTTCCTATGGTTTGTCGTTTCTTCCTCACTCAGGGAATGGAGTTCCGCCAAGTGATCACGGCCAAGAGCTATCTCTCCCTTCTCAGCACCATCCTTTTGGGTTTGGGTTTAGTCTTTGAGACGCCGGTACTGATCTTCTTCCTCTCCCGGTTGGGGTTGGTAAGCCCGGGGTTTCTGATCCGCAATTTCAAATATGCCATCCTCATCGTCTTTATCATCGCTGCGGTAATCACCCCCACCCCAGATGTGGTTACCCAGACCACCTTTGCCCTGCCGATGCTCGGACTATACGCCCTGGGCATCCTGATCGCTAAGCTCTTCGGTAAGGACGAGGAAGAAGAAAGCGGAGAGGAAGAAGAGATCTATCCCAAGAAGAAAGAGGAGGATTTGGAGAATGAAGAGGGTGAGGACGATAAGGACGACTCTTCCCCCCTCGGCTGA
- the maf gene encoding septum formation inhibitor Maf codes for MSRIVLASSSPRRISLLKMLGVTFEPVPASIVEEKREGEEPADFARRIAKEKAFQVAERVKAEFVIAADTVVVIDGEVLGKPEDENEARRMLEKLSGRTHKVITAVALYKKESGELLLDHKETLVRFTVLSKAEIDWYIRTGEPMDKAGAYGIQGLGSLFIERIDGCYTNVVGLPLPLLYQLAKRAGLSLISPS; via the coding sequence ATGAGCCGGATAGTTCTTGCTTCATCGTCTCCTCGGAGGATATCGCTCCTTAAGATGCTTGGGGTGACCTTTGAACCTGTTCCCGCTTCTATTGTTGAAGAGAAAAGAGAGGGAGAGGAACCAGCAGATTTCGCTCGGAGGATAGCGAAGGAGAAGGCTTTTCAAGTAGCAGAGAGGGTGAAGGCGGAGTTCGTCATCGCTGCCGATACGGTGGTGGTGATAGATGGGGAGGTGTTGGGGAAGCCGGAAGATGAGAATGAGGCAAGGAGGATGCTCGAAAAACTCTCAGGGAGAACACACAAGGTGATAACCGCCGTCGCCCTTTATAAGAAAGAAAGCGGAGAGCTTCTCCTCGACCATAAGGAGACGCTCGTCCGCTTTACCGTTCTCTCAAAAGCCGAAATAGATTGGTATATAAGGACCGGCGAACCTATGGATAAAGCGGGTGCCTATGGCATTCAGGGATTAGGGTCCCTCTTCATAGAGCGTATCGATGGCTGTTATACTAATGTAGTTGGGCTACCCCTTCCCCTTCTTTACCAGTTGGCGAAAAGAGCCGGTCTTTCCCTTATTTCTCCTTCTTAA
- a CDS encoding DUF4340 domain-containing protein: protein MSFKKTIIWAFILALVIGVYYFEKERAEKKEKRELKAKELTDIKEKDIIGVTLITPREKIVVEKDKTKRVGFNIVQPIETKADTEAVYRLARAVIDRDWEKVVAKKPKDLAQFGLDKPYITFTVKTKTKRFTILIGDDSPVGYSAYAKIKGKPEVIMVSRSMKNELDKTLFDIRDRTLLPFRAEDVRRFRLFLKQKEIAAEKDKEGKWELTSPLKFPADEERVTSFLNEWEKARIKAFVSEHPKSLIPYGLEKPEGELSLFIGEGLAEQKLLIGKKNDDDTGYYAKRGTGDTVFVVPKELIEDIPLATIEWRDKHLLSFDQDKVVRFEVEAKGERTVVQKKGEDEWELTSPIKVKGDTWEISGLLSNARFSKAKKLIDNPGEDATYGFDRPKASIAIYLKGKKKPLKLIIGKKSKTPEGYYAKTNRKDVVYLLETEDGERFIKTSFDLRDKVIFSYEHDNLSRLEITFGNERAVIKKKGESFVVTEPKSLRGKRTEAEDLVWELDTVKMRKIVEEKPVDLSRYGLSKPKARVKAQLKKGKLPELLIGAEAVAGEKVYAKLANSPAIYQIDYSIYEGIKKLFKKEK, encoded by the coding sequence ATGAGCTTCAAGAAGACGATCATCTGGGCATTCATCCTCGCCCTGGTAATAGGGGTCTATTACTTTGAAAAAGAAAGGGCGGAAAAAAAGGAGAAGAGGGAGCTAAAGGCAAAGGAACTTACTGATATCAAAGAGAAGGACATCATCGGGGTGACCCTGATCACCCCGAGGGAAAAGATAGTGGTAGAAAAGGATAAGACGAAACGGGTCGGCTTTAACATCGTTCAGCCGATAGAGACGAAGGCGGATACAGAGGCGGTCTACCGGCTGGCAAGGGCGGTTATCGACCGCGACTGGGAGAAGGTAGTTGCCAAAAAGCCCAAAGATCTTGCTCAATTCGGACTGGACAAACCCTACATCACCTTCACCGTGAAGACAAAGACGAAAAGGTTCACCATTCTCATAGGAGACGACAGCCCGGTGGGTTATTCCGCTTACGCTAAGATCAAGGGGAAGCCGGAAGTAATTATGGTGAGCCGTTCTATGAAGAACGAGCTCGATAAGACCTTGTTCGACATCAGGGATAGAACCCTCCTCCCCTTCAGGGCAGAAGATGTCCGTAGATTCCGCCTCTTCCTCAAGCAAAAGGAGATAGCTGCCGAAAAAGATAAGGAAGGGAAATGGGAACTTACCTCTCCCCTCAAATTCCCTGCGGACGAGGAACGGGTAACCTCCTTCCTCAATGAATGGGAGAAGGCTCGGATCAAGGCCTTTGTGAGCGAACATCCAAAAAGCCTCATCCCTTACGGACTGGAGAAACCTGAAGGAGAACTTTCCCTCTTCATCGGTGAAGGACTGGCGGAGCAAAAGCTCCTGATCGGGAAGAAAAACGATGATGATACTGGCTACTATGCAAAACGAGGAACGGGAGATACCGTTTTCGTTGTCCCCAAGGAGCTGATCGAGGACATCCCCCTCGCTACCATAGAATGGCGCGATAAGCATCTACTCTCCTTTGATCAGGATAAGGTAGTGCGCTTCGAGGTAGAAGCAAAAGGGGAGCGTACTGTGGTCCAGAAAAAGGGAGAGGACGAATGGGAACTCACCTCACCGATAAAGGTAAAGGGTGATACCTGGGAGATATCGGGACTTCTCTCCAATGCCCGGTTCAGCAAGGCGAAAAAACTCATCGACAACCCAGGAGAAGATGCAACCTACGGCTTCGACAGGCCTAAGGCTTCGATCGCCATCTACCTAAAAGGGAAGAAGAAACCGCTTAAGCTCATCATCGGCAAAAAGAGCAAAACGCCAGAGGGCTATTACGCCAAAACCAACCGGAAAGATGTAGTATATCTCCTGGAAACAGAGGATGGTGAACGGTTCATCAAGACGAGCTTCGACCTCAGGGATAAGGTGATCTTCTCCTACGAGCATGATAATCTCTCCCGCTTGGAGATAACCTTTGGGAATGAACGGGCAGTAATAAAGAAGAAAGGGGAGAGCTTCGTCGTCACCGAACCAAAATCGCTTCGGGGAAAGAGGACCGAGGCGGAAGACCTCGTCTGGGAGCTCGATACGGTCAAGATGCGGAAGATAGTGGAGGAGAAACCAGTAGATCTCTCCCGCTATGGCCTCTCAAAACCAAAGGCTCGAGTGAAGGCACAGCTCAAAAAGGGGAAACTTCCCGAACTTCTGATCGGGGCTGAGGCAGTAGCCGGGGAGAAGGTTTATGCCAAGCTTGCTAACTCCCCTGCGATCTATCAGATAGATTATTCGATATACGAAGGGATAAAGAAGTTATTTAAGAAGGAGAAATAA
- a CDS encoding GldG family protein — translation MNRFFQIGLLAGLILIAAGFFIYTIRGELTRLPLGLLLAGAALVLGYLVFNFEEIRKYLLRRSTKYGANVALLILIVLAIIVLVNVLASTHNKRFDLTEEKRYSLSPQTVKLLKSIPGEIEVICFYTQGNRARTRMEDLLSQYHYINKKFHYQFLDPDRNPAKAKAYDIKFDGTTVLRYGKNVEKIVGASEEEVTNALIKVTRKKEKVIYLLEGHGEHSMENYEAGGLSTLREALIKQNYVPKKLILPEKKEIPSDCDLLIVAGPKVDPFDWEIKEITNYIDQGGSAIFLLEPFATPKLVAALKKYGFDIGNNVIVDRFSRVLGGDYLIPVVSSYLSHDITKGFNIMSFFPYARSVGKVKEPPEGVTIQALAQTSPQSWGEVDEAALRAGHASFDPGRDLKGPVPLAAAAIIEPKKEAGEGGNKEKEEGTKPERKARVVVFGDSDFATNTYIAQQGNEDFILNAINWAAQQEELISIRPKNPKSTPVTLTLTQGRLIFFIPVVIMPGAVAIIGLIAIMRRRRKR, via the coding sequence ATGAATCGCTTCTTTCAGATAGGACTTTTAGCCGGTTTGATACTCATTGCTGCCGGTTTCTTCATCTATACCATAAGAGGGGAACTTACCCGACTTCCCCTCGGGCTTCTCCTTGCTGGGGCAGCTCTCGTCCTTGGCTATCTCGTGTTCAACTTCGAGGAGATAAGAAAATATCTCCTTAGACGATCCACCAAGTATGGAGCGAATGTGGCGCTCCTCATCCTCATTGTGCTCGCCATCATTGTGCTGGTCAATGTGCTCGCCTCAACCCACAACAAGAGGTTCGACCTAACCGAGGAGAAAAGGTACTCTCTCTCCCCCCAAACGGTGAAGCTTCTTAAAAGCATCCCGGGTGAGATCGAGGTAATCTGCTTCTACACCCAGGGAAACCGTGCTCGAACCCGGATGGAAGACCTCCTCTCCCAGTACCACTACATCAACAAGAAATTCCACTACCAGTTTCTCGACCCCGATCGTAACCCAGCAAAGGCAAAAGCCTATGACATAAAGTTCGACGGCACCACTGTCCTCCGTTACGGGAAAAATGTGGAGAAGATCGTTGGAGCAAGCGAAGAAGAGGTAACCAACGCCCTGATCAAGGTAACCAGAAAGAAGGAGAAGGTGATCTACCTCCTTGAGGGCCATGGGGAACATTCGATGGAGAATTACGAGGCTGGCGGGCTCTCCACCTTGAGGGAGGCGCTCATCAAGCAGAACTATGTGCCAAAGAAACTAATCCTTCCCGAGAAAAAGGAGATCCCCAGCGATTGCGACCTTCTCATCGTCGCTGGTCCTAAAGTCGATCCCTTCGACTGGGAGATAAAGGAGATCACGAATTACATCGACCAAGGGGGAAGTGCCATCTTCCTCTTGGAACCGTTTGCTACCCCGAAGCTGGTCGCTGCCCTTAAGAAGTACGGTTTTGACATTGGGAACAATGTCATCGTCGACAGGTTCAGCCGGGTACTCGGCGGAGACTACCTCATCCCGGTAGTCTCAAGCTATCTCTCCCACGACATCACTAAGGGTTTCAACATTATGTCCTTCTTCCCCTATGCGAGATCGGTAGGAAAAGTAAAAGAACCTCCTGAGGGGGTTACTATTCAAGCCCTTGCCCAAACCAGCCCCCAGAGCTGGGGAGAGGTCGATGAGGCGGCGCTTCGGGCGGGCCATGCCTCATTCGATCCAGGAAGGGACCTGAAGGGTCCCGTTCCCCTCGCTGCTGCTGCTATAATCGAGCCCAAAAAGGAAGCAGGAGAGGGGGGGAATAAAGAAAAGGAAGAGGGAACAAAACCGGAAAGAAAGGCACGGGTGGTCGTCTTTGGCGACTCCGATTTTGCCACCAATACCTATATCGCCCAGCAGGGAAACGAGGACTTCATCCTTAACGCAATAAATTGGGCAGCCCAACAGGAGGAGCTCATTTCCATCCGACCGAAGAACCCCAAGAGTACCCCGGTTACCCTCACCTTGACCCAGGGTAGGCTCATCTTCTTCATCCCGGTGGTGATAATGCCCGGAGCGGTCGCCATCATCGGGCTGATAGCGATAATGCGAAGGAGGAGGAAAAGATGA
- a CDS encoding ABC transporter permease subunit: MRNFAAIFKKELRTYFTSPIAYVVMFIFLLLAGFFFYSGYAYFNLISFQAMRSAYAMAGVNVIDWVVRPLFGNISVFLMLIMPLLTMRLFSEEKKTGTIELLFTYPIRDSELLLGKYIACLTVFLVMLGATLVYPLMMATFGTLPWGPVLSGYLGLILLGASSIALGIFASSLTENQIVAAVLAFGVLLFFWVIGWAANFVPPKVGNVLTQISLLQHFDNFAKGIIDTKDIVYYLTLILFFLFLTLRSLESKKWRG, from the coding sequence ATGAGAAACTTCGCTGCAATATTTAAAAAGGAGCTGAGGACCTACTTCACCTCCCCCATCGCCTATGTGGTAATGTTTATCTTCCTCCTTCTCGCCGGGTTTTTCTTTTATTCGGGATATGCCTATTTCAATCTGATAAGCTTTCAGGCGATGAGGAGTGCCTATGCGATGGCGGGGGTGAATGTGATCGATTGGGTAGTAAGGCCATTATTTGGCAACATAAGTGTATTCCTGATGTTGATTATGCCGCTTCTCACTATGCGCCTCTTCTCCGAAGAGAAGAAAACCGGTACCATCGAGCTTCTTTTCACCTATCCTATTCGCGATTCGGAGCTTCTCCTCGGGAAGTACATCGCCTGTCTCACCGTCTTCCTCGTAATGTTGGGAGCGACCCTCGTTTACCCTTTGATGATGGCTACCTTCGGCACCCTCCCTTGGGGACCAGTCCTATCAGGGTACTTGGGGCTCATTCTCTTAGGCGCCTCATCCATCGCCTTAGGGATATTTGCCTCCTCTCTCACCGAGAACCAGATCGTGGCAGCGGTGCTTGCTTTCGGGGTACTCCTTTTCTTCTGGGTCATCGGCTGGGCGGCGAACTTCGTCCCCCCAAAGGTGGGAAATGTGCTCACTCAGATATCCCTCCTCCAGCACTTCGACAACTTCGCCAAAGGGATAATCGACACTAAAGATATCGTCTACTACCTCACCCTGATCCTCTTCTTCCTATTTCTCACCCTTCGTTCACTTGAATCTAAGAAATGGAGGGGCTAA
- a CDS encoding ABC transporter ATP-binding protein: protein MIEVENLTKYYGSFPAIKNITFKVKRGEILGFLGPNGAGKTTTMRILAGFFPPTSGRAAVAGYDVFEKSLEVRKRVGYMPETVPLYKDMTVNEYLNFAATVKGVPSDEIEKKVDKVMGECGIKDVRNKLIGTLSKGYRQRVGIAQALVNDPEVLILDEPTIGLDPKQIIEIRELIKGLAGERTIILSTHILPEVSMVCSRVIIINEGELVAVDTPENLNKKLSGKSELRVEVAGDKEKVVKSIRSIPGVVNVEEKEKRGENSYLYLIEAEKERDIRGELASKIVSSGFSLLELTPVGLSLEDIFIKLVTEEGEVVQ from the coding sequence ATGATAGAAGTGGAAAATCTCACCAAATACTACGGGAGTTTCCCCGCGATAAAGAATATAACCTTCAAGGTAAAACGGGGAGAGATCCTCGGCTTCCTCGGTCCAAACGGAGCGGGAAAGACAACCACGATGCGGATACTCGCCGGCTTCTTCCCCCCAACCTCTGGAAGGGCAGCAGTAGCGGGATACGATGTGTTCGAAAAATCGCTCGAGGTGCGAAAGAGGGTGGGCTATATGCCAGAGACGGTTCCCCTTTATAAGGATATGACGGTGAACGAATACCTCAATTTCGCTGCTACGGTAAAGGGGGTTCCCTCGGATGAAATCGAAAAGAAAGTGGACAAGGTAATGGGGGAATGCGGCATAAAAGATGTGAGGAACAAACTGATCGGCACCCTGTCCAAAGGATACCGGCAACGGGTAGGGATAGCCCAGGCATTGGTGAACGATCCCGAGGTGCTCATTCTGGATGAACCCACTATCGGTTTGGATCCCAAACAGATAATCGAGATCAGGGAGCTAATCAAGGGGTTAGCCGGAGAGAGGACGATTATCCTCTCCACCCACATCCTTCCTGAGGTCAGTATGGTCTGCAGTCGGGTGATCATCATAAACGAGGGGGAGCTGGTAGCGGTTGACACCCCGGAGAACCTGAACAAAAAGCTCTCCGGGAAAAGCGAGCTCAGGGTAGAGGTCGCTGGCGATAAGGAGAAGGTGGTGAAAAGCATCCGCTCCATCCCTGGGGTGGTAAATGTGGAGGAAAAGGAAAAACGGGGGGAAAACTCCTACCTCTACCTCATCGAGGCGGAAAAGGAACGGGATATAAGAGGGGAGCTTGCCTCTAAGATCGTCTCCTCTGGGTTCTCCCTCCTTGAGCTCACCCCGGTAGGACTCTCTTTGGAGGATATCTTCATCAAGCTGGTAACCGAGGAAGGGGAGGTGGTCCAATGA
- a CDS encoding acetyl-CoA carboxylase carboxyltransferase subunit alpha has product MRKAAGDFEVPLIELEAKLEELSSYTDPTPEIIKKKEELEAELEKKRKEIYGNLTRWQKVLMARHPERPYTLDYIELLFDDFLEIHGDRRFADDPAIVGGIAFYKGMPVAVIGHQKGRDIKQRLHRNFGQAHPEGYRKALRIMKLAEKFGRPIISFVDTPGAFPGIGAEERGQAEAIAYNLREMAKLKVPFLIIVTGEGGSGGALGIGVGNRVLMLEYAIYSVISPEGCAAILWRTQEKKEEAAENLRLTAQDLYNFGVIDEIIPEPPGGAQANPREMAEILDGYIERHLKELSKLSPEELREQRYQRFRKLGVFEEVPP; this is encoded by the coding sequence ATGAGAAAAGCAGCTGGAGATTTTGAGGTCCCTCTTATAGAGCTTGAAGCAAAGCTCGAGGAGCTGTCTTCCTATACTGATCCCACCCCAGAGATAATAAAGAAAAAGGAAGAATTGGAGGCAGAACTTGAGAAGAAGCGGAAGGAGATCTATGGGAATCTCACCCGATGGCAGAAGGTCCTTATGGCGCGCCATCCGGAACGCCCTTACACCCTGGATTACATTGAGCTTCTATTCGACGATTTCCTCGAGATCCATGGAGACAGAAGGTTTGCCGACGATCCGGCAATAGTAGGGGGGATCGCCTTTTATAAGGGGATGCCGGTAGCGGTAATCGGCCACCAGAAGGGGCGAGACATCAAGCAACGGCTTCACAGGAATTTTGGACAGGCTCATCCTGAGGGATACCGCAAAGCACTTCGCATTATGAAGCTCGCCGAGAAATTCGGGCGACCAATCATCTCCTTCGTGGATACGCCGGGAGCTTTCCCAGGGATCGGGGCAGAGGAACGAGGTCAGGCTGAGGCTATTGCCTATAATCTAAGGGAGATGGCAAAGCTCAAGGTTCCCTTCCTCATCATTGTAACCGGGGAAGGAGGCTCTGGTGGTGCCCTGGGGATCGGGGTGGGAAACCGGGTATTGATGCTTGAGTACGCCATTTACTCGGTAATCTCCCCTGAAGGATGTGCTGCCATCCTTTGGCGAACCCAGGAGAAGAAAGAAGAGGCGGCGGAGAACCTACGGCTTACCGCCCAGGATCTTTACAATTTTGGGGTAATAGATGAGATAATCCCCGAGCCACCTGGTGGTGCTCAAGCCAATCCCCGGGAAATGGCAGAGATCCTCGATGGATATATAGAACGGCATCTCAAAGAGCTCTCCAAGCTATCCCCTGAAGAGCTCAGGGAACAACGGTATCAACGATTCCGCAAACTCGGCGTATTTGAAGAGGTTCCTCCTTAA
- the guaA gene encoding glutamine-hydrolyzing GMP synthase has translation MEEKERIVILDYGAQYSQLIARRIREEGVYAVILPYYSSLNEITSSNPAGIILSGGPAHVFEPGAPLADLKLFDLGVPILGICYGMQIIAHLLGGKVGSAKGKREYGNTGVEILSKSPLFSGLSNKITVWMSHGDVVLEPPNGFSVIAKSKEGTISAIANEQKRIYGVQFHPEVTHTPDGRKILANFAKKIAKAPANWTMSAFAERAIAEIREQVKDKRVLAALSGGVDSTVTSVLIHRAIGDQLVSIFVNTGLLREGEAEEVLSFLREKVGLKVRYRDETKRFLSSLKGVLDPEEKRRRIGYTFIRTFEEEAVKLGEIPFLAQGTLYPDVIESRPVAGPSATIKTHHNVGGLPQDLKFKLIEPLRFLFKDEVRRLGAELGIPEEILNRHPFPGPGLAVRIVGEVTEERLSRLRRADAIFIEELKKGGFYDKVWQAFAVLLPVSSVGVMGDERAYGEVVVLRAVTSEDGMTADWAELPLSFLGRVANRIVNEIPGITRVAYDISSKPPATIEWE, from the coding sequence ATGGAGGAGAAGGAAAGAATAGTTATCTTAGATTACGGGGCGCAATACAGCCAACTCATTGCCAGGAGGATAAGGGAGGAAGGGGTATATGCGGTAATCCTCCCCTACTACTCCTCGCTTAATGAAATCACCTCCTCAAATCCGGCGGGGATAATTCTATCCGGCGGTCCTGCCCATGTATTTGAGCCCGGGGCACCCCTTGCCGATCTCAAGCTGTTCGACCTGGGAGTGCCCATCCTGGGCATCTGCTATGGAATGCAAATCATTGCTCATCTTCTCGGGGGGAAGGTAGGATCAGCAAAAGGGAAAAGGGAATACGGTAATACGGGGGTTGAAATACTCTCCAAAAGCCCTCTTTTTTCCGGGCTATCCAATAAGATCACCGTTTGGATGAGCCACGGCGATGTAGTTCTCGAACCCCCAAATGGATTTTCGGTGATAGCTAAAAGTAAGGAAGGAACGATCTCCGCCATAGCCAACGAACAGAAAAGGATATACGGGGTTCAGTTCCATCCCGAGGTCACCCATACCCCGGATGGAAGGAAGATACTGGCAAACTTCGCCAAGAAGATCGCCAAGGCTCCTGCAAACTGGACGATGAGCGCCTTTGCCGAGAGGGCGATAGCCGAGATAAGGGAACAGGTAAAGGATAAACGGGTGCTTGCCGCCTTAAGCGGGGGAGTTGATTCTACCGTTACCTCCGTCCTCATTCATCGGGCAATAGGGGATCAACTCGTTTCCATCTTCGTCAACACCGGGCTCCTTCGGGAAGGAGAAGCGGAGGAGGTGCTCTCGTTCTTAAGAGAAAAGGTGGGACTTAAGGTGCGCTATCGCGATGAGACAAAGCGTTTCCTCTCCTCCCTGAAGGGGGTGCTCGACCCGGAGGAAAAACGGAGGAGAATAGGCTACACCTTCATCCGTACCTTCGAAGAAGAGGCGGTAAAGCTTGGGGAAATACCCTTCTTGGCTCAGGGGACCCTTTACCCCGATGTCATCGAGAGCCGTCCTGTAGCCGGACCCTCTGCTACCATCAAGACCCACCACAATGTAGGAGGTCTCCCTCAGGACCTCAAATTCAAGCTGATAGAACCGCTCCGCTTCCTCTTCAAGGACGAGGTAAGGAGATTAGGAGCGGAGCTTGGTATTCCTGAAGAGATCCTCAACCGCCACCCCTTCCCCGGACCAGGGCTTGCCGTCCGCATCGTGGGAGAGGTAACCGAGGAAAGGCTCTCCCGCCTGAGGAGGGCGGACGCCATCTTCATCGAGGAGCTCAAGAAGGGCGGCTTTTACGACAAGGTATGGCAGGCGTTCGCTGTGCTCCTTCCGGTGAGCTCGGTTGGGGTTATGGGTGATGAACGGGCATATGGAGAGGTGGTAGTGCTCCGCGCTGTCACCTCGGAAGATGGAATGACCGCCGACTGGGCGGAGCTTCCCCTCTCTTTTTTAGGAAGGGTGGCTAATCGAATCGTGAACGAGATTCCGGGAATCACTCGGGTTGCTTACGATATCAGTTCGAAACCCCCAGCCACTATCGAATGGGAGTAG